The Fimbriimonas ginsengisoli Gsoil 348 genome window below encodes:
- a CDS encoding amidohydrolase family protein — protein sequence MLSLLLLVAAQTPPWTESWRLYKYEQPIGQETAAFKPHPLFLTQIQTDFAFTDRSSPVKLTASITTVRGAVTELTVKGQTARPTTINREIHVHGNEATWAEKGIEQKIAVPAKYAVSSGYAPIAGQEAMLQYWNSIGRPSSLANLPSGQIHVEVRGTDSVKVAGKSVNLTRYGVDGVMWGRETLWTDPHGRLVAGVMCDAEFDHFEALAPGYEPLLGIFVRRAAEDAMARLAQLSRRLSPKVPKAIAFVGGRLIDGRGGKPIEDSTVVVRGGQILAAGPRISVTIPPDTEKVDIRGKSILPGLWDMHAHYAQVEWGPVYLASGVTTVRDCGNEFDFVVPVRDAIDRGAGLGPRLLLAGLVDGTSPMSLGVVRVDNMEQVRAAVAKYKAAGFRQMKIYSSVKPEMVRAVAEVAHRAGMTVTGHIPEGMTLQEGVESGMDQVNHFQYVVSAIAGNGGSLKPLDPNSPRTGEVIQFLRSHRTVMDDTMVLFSLFIHAPVKSPSEVEPGVDKVAPELKTAMRSMVSPGAPPFGKLMDSWLAVLGKMHRAGIPIVAGTDQAIPGHSLHGELELYVRAGFTPLEAIQAATSVPAKVMGLDRQVGTVTAAKRADLLVVDGDPSKRISDTRKVWLVLANGRPYRPKPLWQAVGFTP from the coding sequence ATGCTGTCGCTCCTGCTCCTCGTCGCCGCTCAGACTCCGCCTTGGACCGAGAGCTGGCGGCTCTACAAATACGAGCAACCGATTGGACAGGAGACTGCGGCGTTCAAGCCCCATCCGCTGTTTTTAACCCAGATCCAAACCGATTTTGCCTTCACCGACCGCTCTTCTCCGGTGAAGTTGACTGCCAGTATCACCACCGTTCGTGGCGCCGTGACGGAGCTAACGGTGAAGGGCCAAACCGCTCGCCCAACCACGATCAACCGCGAAATCCATGTGCACGGAAACGAGGCGACTTGGGCCGAGAAGGGGATTGAACAGAAGATCGCCGTTCCCGCGAAGTACGCGGTCTCCTCGGGTTATGCGCCTATCGCGGGGCAGGAGGCGATGCTGCAGTACTGGAACAGCATCGGGCGTCCCTCAAGTCTGGCCAACCTGCCGTCCGGGCAGATCCATGTCGAAGTGAGGGGAACCGACTCGGTTAAAGTCGCCGGAAAAAGCGTCAACTTGACCCGCTACGGCGTCGACGGCGTCATGTGGGGCCGTGAGACGCTCTGGACCGACCCGCATGGCCGGCTCGTGGCAGGGGTGATGTGCGATGCCGAGTTCGACCACTTCGAAGCGCTCGCTCCCGGATACGAACCGCTGCTAGGGATCTTTGTTCGCCGCGCCGCCGAGGACGCGATGGCGCGTTTGGCCCAGCTATCCCGGCGCTTGAGCCCCAAAGTTCCAAAGGCGATCGCCTTTGTAGGTGGACGCCTTATCGACGGACGGGGCGGCAAGCCGATCGAAGATTCAACGGTGGTCGTGCGAGGCGGCCAGATCTTGGCGGCCGGACCCCGGATATCCGTCACGATCCCTCCCGATACGGAAAAGGTGGATATCCGCGGAAAGAGCATCCTGCCCGGACTTTGGGACATGCATGCCCACTACGCCCAAGTGGAATGGGGTCCCGTCTACCTTGCGTCGGGCGTTACCACCGTGCGGGATTGCGGTAACGAGTTCGATTTCGTCGTTCCGGTTCGCGACGCCATCGACCGTGGCGCCGGACTCGGTCCGCGCTTGCTGTTGGCCGGGCTGGTGGACGGCACCTCGCCGATGTCTCTCGGCGTGGTACGCGTCGATAACATGGAGCAGGTTCGGGCCGCCGTCGCCAAGTACAAAGCGGCCGGTTTTCGGCAGATGAAGATTTACAGCTCTGTAAAGCCGGAGATGGTTCGGGCGGTCGCCGAAGTCGCCCACCGCGCCGGCATGACAGTGACCGGCCACATTCCGGAAGGGATGACGCTCCAAGAGGGAGTGGAATCCGGAATGGATCAAGTGAACCACTTCCAATATGTGGTTTCCGCGATCGCCGGCAACGGAGGCTCCTTAAAGCCGCTAGACCCGAATTCCCCAAGGACGGGTGAAGTGATCCAGTTCTTACGCTCGCATCGGACGGTGATGGACGACACGATGGTGCTGTTCAGTCTGTTCATCCACGCGCCGGTCAAGAGCCCCTCGGAGGTGGAACCGGGGGTCGACAAGGTTGCGCCCGAGCTAAAGACGGCGATGAGAAGCATGGTAAGCCCCGGGGCGCCCCCGTTCGGGAAACTGATGGATAGCTGGCTCGCGGTTTTGGGGAAGATGCATCGAGCGGGGATTCCGATCGTGGCCGGAACCGACCAGGCCATTCCCGGGCATAGCCTCCACGGAGAGTTGGAGCTGTACGTTCGAGCCGGCTTCACTCCTTTGGAGGCGATCCAAGCGGCGACCTCGGTTCCGGCGAAGGTGATGGGGCTCGACCGCCAGGTCGGCACCGTCACCGCTGCGAAGCGGGCCGATCTGCTGGTAGTTGATGGCGACCCATCCAAGCGGATCTCGGACACCCGCAAGGTTTGGCTCGTGCTGGCCAACGGCCGACCCTACCGGCCGAAGCCGCTTTGGCAAGCGGTCGGATTCACGCCGTAA
- a CDS encoding ferritin-like domain-containing protein → MDLLNRRDFLRNGGLAGLGVVAGGLAIGCGGSAGLSTHGNTAGSTSGGTGGGGGDADLLNLALNLEFLEAEYYLRGTSGAGLTDGEAGTGAGAVTGGTQVPFVSQLLRRMFLEFALEERTHVQVVRGAIGSTAVVRPAIDFVAGFNALATAANLGAFNPFADDASFLLGAFFFEDLGVTAYYGALPSLTTPANATSAAGIMATESYHGGAIRHALYEMDASVQAAASRIASLRASLGGNNDQTLGTGTTTNISPTDANATVFARTTREILDILYLAPNATQGGFFPNGLNGAIK, encoded by the coding sequence ATGGACCTATTGAATCGACGCGACTTCTTACGAAACGGGGGGCTCGCCGGGTTGGGCGTAGTGGCGGGTGGACTCGCGATCGGCTGTGGCGGAAGTGCCGGGCTTTCGACGCATGGCAATACCGCGGGCAGCACGAGCGGCGGTACTGGAGGAGGAGGGGGCGACGCCGATCTCCTGAACCTCGCCCTTAACCTCGAGTTTTTGGAGGCGGAGTATTACCTGCGCGGCACCAGCGGCGCCGGGCTTACGGACGGGGAAGCCGGAACCGGAGCGGGTGCGGTAACCGGGGGCACCCAGGTGCCATTTGTGTCTCAATTGCTTCGCCGCATGTTTCTTGAGTTCGCGCTCGAGGAAAGGACGCATGTACAGGTGGTTCGAGGCGCCATCGGATCCACCGCGGTCGTTCGTCCCGCTATCGATTTCGTTGCCGGCTTCAACGCGCTGGCCACCGCCGCCAACCTCGGCGCGTTCAATCCGTTTGCCGACGACGCGAGTTTTCTGCTCGGCGCTTTTTTCTTCGAAGACCTCGGCGTAACCGCATATTACGGAGCGTTGCCGAGCCTGACCACTCCCGCCAATGCCACGTCGGCAGCCGGGATCATGGCGACGGAATCGTACCACGGCGGCGCGATCCGGCACGCCTTATACGAGATGGACGCGAGCGTCCAAGCGGCCGCCAGCCGTATCGCATCCTTGCGGGCAAGTCTTGGCGGTAACAACGACCAAACATTGGGGACCGGCACGACGACGAATATCTCTCCCACTGATGCGAATGCAACGGTTTTCGCCCGAACCACGAGGGAAATATTGGACATTCTGTATCTCGCGCCTAACGCGACCCAAGGCGGCTTCTTCCCAAACGGCTTAAACGGAGCGATCAAATAG
- the pyrR gene encoding bifunctional pyr operon transcriptional regulator/uracil phosphoribosyltransferase PyrR — MGAVLLDAGDMRRTLGRMAHEILEANQGAEGLVVIGVLRRGYPVAKRLAFLMTQIEGTTVPCGKLDVRPYRDDRPNFEHDETEIPFEVAGKTVILVDEVIYTARTIRAALEGVMRFGRPKTVQLAVLIDRGHRELPIEPNYYGKKVDTDRDDHIVVRVNEYDGEDAVVLEKKEVINV, encoded by the coding sequence ATGGGCGCGGTGTTGCTCGATGCTGGAGATATGCGGCGGACGCTTGGGCGGATGGCGCACGAGATTCTTGAGGCGAACCAGGGCGCGGAAGGGCTGGTCGTCATCGGCGTGCTTCGCCGAGGCTATCCCGTGGCCAAACGGCTGGCGTTCCTGATGACGCAGATCGAAGGGACGACGGTGCCTTGCGGCAAGCTCGATGTGCGGCCCTACCGGGACGACCGGCCGAACTTCGAGCACGACGAAACGGAGATCCCGTTCGAAGTTGCCGGGAAAACCGTGATTCTCGTCGACGAGGTGATCTACACGGCCCGGACGATCCGGGCGGCCCTCGAAGGGGTGATGCGGTTTGGGCGGCCGAAGACGGTGCAGCTCGCGGTTCTGATCGATCGCGGCCACCGGGAGCTGCCGATCGAGCCGAACTACTACGGCAAGAAGGTCGACACCGACCGCGACGACCATATCGTGGTCCGGGTGAACGAATACGACGGCGAGGACGCGGTGGTCTTGGAGAAGAAGGAAGTCATTAATGTCTAG
- a CDS encoding aspartate carbamoyltransferase catalytic subunit, with the protein MSRHLLGIRHLERDQIEELLELSADFKLRVIEGRSVPKLDKEVVGMLFFENSTRTRVSFEQAAHYLGLKTANFSSSGSSMSKGETLKDTILTLRYERLNGLVMRHRMSGSANLAARHFGGPVLNAGDGQHEHPTQALGDALTIIERKGDLDGLVVSIVGDVEHSRVARSNAWLLSKMGAEVRFVGPRTLMPQNTGLLPGKEFHDLATGIDGADVIICLRLQKERMAEGVLSSIGEYASMYQVNRESLKYAAEDCLVMHPGPLNRGIEVDDVAADGEQSAITAQIENGIFVRMASLYWCFTGSDDKVEKKKGKKK; encoded by the coding sequence ATGTCTAGGCACCTGTTGGGTATCCGCCACCTCGAGCGAGACCAGATCGAGGAGCTTCTCGAACTCTCGGCCGATTTCAAGCTGCGCGTCATCGAGGGACGGTCCGTTCCCAAGCTCGACAAGGAAGTCGTCGGCATGCTCTTCTTCGAGAACTCGACACGGACGCGGGTCAGCTTTGAGCAAGCCGCGCACTATCTCGGATTGAAGACCGCTAACTTCTCCTCCTCTGGTTCCAGCATGAGCAAAGGGGAGACGCTTAAAGACACGATTCTCACCCTTCGCTACGAAAGGCTGAACGGATTGGTGATGCGCCACCGAATGTCCGGCTCCGCGAACTTGGCCGCTCGCCACTTTGGAGGCCCGGTTTTAAACGCGGGTGACGGGCAGCACGAGCATCCGACTCAAGCGCTCGGCGACGCCCTTACGATCATCGAACGGAAAGGCGATCTCGACGGACTCGTCGTCTCCATCGTGGGGGATGTCGAGCACTCCCGGGTTGCCCGCTCGAACGCGTGGCTGCTGAGCAAGATGGGCGCGGAAGTCCGCTTCGTGGGTCCGCGGACTCTCATGCCCCAAAACACCGGCTTGCTGCCGGGCAAGGAGTTTCACGACCTGGCTACCGGCATCGACGGTGCGGACGTAATTATTTGTCTCCGTCTGCAAAAGGAGAGGATGGCCGAAGGGGTCCTGAGCTCCATCGGGGAATACGCCTCGATGTACCAAGTCAATCGAGAGAGCTTGAAGTACGCGGCGGAGGATTGCCTGGTGATGCATCCCGGCCCTCTGAACCGTGGCATCGAGGTCGACGACGTCGCCGCCGACGGCGAGCAGTCGGCCATCACCGCCCAAATCGAAAACGGCATCTTCGTTCGGATGGCCTCTCTCTACTGGTGCTTCACCGGCAGTGACGACAAAGTCGAGAAGAAAAAGGGAAAAAAGAAGTAG
- a CDS encoding type II toxin-antitoxin system Phd/YefM family antitoxin, giving the protein MDAISYSAARAKLARVMDQVCENREPMIITRQGSESVVILSLSDYEELDETAYLRRSPENARRLTEAIKQLEAGNGIEMELKDLTD; this is encoded by the coding sequence ATGGATGCGATCAGTTATTCAGCGGCGCGGGCAAAGCTGGCGCGGGTGATGGACCAAGTGTGCGAAAACCGCGAGCCGATGATCATCACTCGTCAAGGCAGCGAGTCGGTGGTGATTCTTTCCCTCTCCGATTACGAGGAGCTGGACGAAACCGCCTATCTCCGCCGAAGCCCGGAAAATGCTCGGAGGCTTACGGAAGCGATTAAGCAGCTCGAGGCGGGGAACGGGATTGAGATGGAGCTTAAGGATCTGACTGATTGA
- a CDS encoding Txe/YoeB family addiction module toxin, producing the protein MIISFSTRGWEDYLELQRVDAKATKRINKLIAEIVRDPFAGLGKPEPLRHEWVGYWSRRIDGEHRLVYKVTDTAIQIAQCRYHY; encoded by the coding sequence TTGATCATCTCATTTTCCACCCGCGGCTGGGAGGACTATCTTGAATTGCAGCGGGTCGATGCCAAGGCAACCAAAAGAATTAACAAGCTGATTGCGGAAATCGTCCGCGATCCCTTTGCAGGCTTGGGCAAACCGGAACCCTTGCGGCATGAGTGGGTCGGATATTGGTCGCGAAGGATCGACGGCGAGCACCGCCTCGTCTACAAGGTGACCGACACGGCGATTCAAATCGCGCAGTGCCGGTACCACTATTGA